In one Amaranthus tricolor cultivar Red isolate AtriRed21 chromosome 8, ASM2621246v1, whole genome shotgun sequence genomic region, the following are encoded:
- the LOC130821569 gene encoding pentatricopeptide repeat-containing protein At1g31790 → MFSITPTINSDSVRSIFNTQHISVISKTHHFSTFKFTSSSFNNTLIRQPNFKPTIIFEPQQNNPTSLNFNHNSISDVLRLMDGLEFTFSPDIYASLIDECTQKTDKIQAVELYNHMKLNGRMTYFLNESTGLLLLNRILLMLVSCGCFDIAHQVFDEMQHRNFVSLAIMMGGLIHNHLFEQAILLFVNMHQYFIHQKTDIGLEVVVVCFLKACVHLKSVELGKMVHGWLLKMGYNRGLFVDTALVELYGKCGCLCEANHVLFDRIRMVDHCDTVLWTGAIVNNCHEQCFKEVIRIFREMGEAGVTMNEYTFSTVLKACGRVNDDGSFGKQVHGNAIKLAADTHVFVMCALIDMYGRCGLLTDAKKVFDLIHPRKRNSACWNAMVTGYIDHGLYIEAIKMIYQMKVAGVQPHKSMVDELSLACGTLKL, encoded by the coding sequence ATGTTTTCAATTACTCCAACAATTAATAGCGATTCCGTTCGCTCAATCTTCAATACTCAACATATATCTGTGATTTCAAAAACCCATCACTTTTCAACCTTCAAATTTACTTCTTCCTCTTTTAACAACACCCTTATTCGCCAACCAAACTTCAAACCCACCATCATCTTTGAACCACAACAAAATAATCCAACTTCCCTTAATTTTAATCACAATTCAATATCAGATGTTTTACGATTAATGGATGGCCTGGAATTCACATTTTCTCCTGATATTTATGCTTCTCTTATCGATGAATGCACCCAAAAGACTGATAAAATTCAAGCAGTAGAATTATATAACCACATGAAACTAAATGGTAGGATGACATATTTCCTCAATGAATCTACTGGGTTGTTATTATTGAATCGGATTTTATTGATGTTAGTAAGTTGTGGTTGTTTTGATATTGCCCAccaagtgtttgatgaaatgcaaCACAGAAATTTTGTTTCTTTGGCAATTATGATGGGTGGTCTTATTCATAATCATCTTTTTGAGCAAGCAATACTTTTATTTGTTAATATGCACCAGTATTTTATACATCAAAAGACTGATATAGGTTTGGAAGTTGTtgtggtttgttttcttaaaGCTTGTGTGCATTTGAAGAGTGTTGAATTGGGAAAGATGGTTCATGGGTGGTTGCTTAAAATGGGTTATAATAGAGGATTATTTGTTGACACTGCTTTAGTTGAGTTATATGGAAAATGTGGATGTTTATGTGAAGCTAACCATGTGCTTTTCGATCGGATTAGAATGGTTGATCATTGTGATACTGTGTTGTGGACTGGTGCAATTGTGAATAACTGTCACGAGCAATGTTTTAAAGAAGTAATCAGAATTTTTCGAGAGATGGGTGAGGCCGGAGTGACGATGAATGAGTATACGTTTTCGACTGTTCTTAAGGCTTGTGGAAGAGTAAACGATGATGGATCGTTTGGGAAACAAGTTCATGGAAATGCTATAAAACTTGCGGCTGATACTCATGTTTTTGTGATGTGTGCGCTCATTGACATGTATGGTAGATGTGGATTGTTGACAGATGCTAAGAAGGTTTTTGACTTGATACATCCTAGAAAAAGAAATAGTGCTTGTTGGAATGCCATGGTTACTGGCTATATAGACCATGGATTGTACATTGAAGCCATAAAGATGATATACCAAATGAAGGTTGCTGGTGTGCAACCTCATAAATCAATGGTTGATGAACTAAGTCTGGCCTGTGGTACTTTGAAGCTTTAG
- the LOC130820507 gene encoding pentatricopeptide repeat-containing protein At5g24830 isoform X3, translating into MVPSPESENNNFHEEASRAVFNVLDGILKDTLDRLKTIREAVSVPEFILAKVSATTDCRDLESLIRVFCVEGKLEAAHGLRRQLLAKCYVPDVITHNHLVNAFCKAGCLEEVDCLIKEMLAQGPLPNCTTFNTFIRGHCLKGDIDKALSVFSSMAQHGIKPNRITCNILLHALSKEGLVEGARNLLMRILSECEKKHMDLITSTILMDGYFKNGDVVEALHCWIKMLHEGTQLDVTAFNVLIHGFCLNQEIKLAYIWFGKMIKRGFLPDVFTCNSFIGYLCKIGTFDEALKILGMMLKMGITPNCITYKMLVQGLCLHKEAHKAAQLLCYMLENYIVPEPIIWNAIIHSYAKCGATRSAFSIQELMVAIGVIPNTYTYNAMIYALLKEENIKQALFLKREMDDRSISPDLVTYNMLVGASCNLGLIELALELRDEMIRRGCFPDVVTYTELIKGYCFKGQFKEAEQIFVRLWRSGLQVDHVPCQILVKTYCRFGVLNHSISLFENLLNG; encoded by the exons TCACGAAGAAGCATCTCGTGCAGTTTTTAATGTGTTAGATGGCATTTTGAAAGACACCTTGGATCGCTTGAAGACTATAAG GGAAGCTGTTTCAGTTCCTGAATTTATATTGGCAAAGGTTTCTGCTACCACTGACTGTCGTGACCTCGAATCGCTTATTAGGGTTTTCTGTGTGGAAGGTAAATTAGAGGCTGCGCATGGGCTCCGCCGTCAACTATTGGCAAAGTGTTATGTTCCTGATGTGATCACACACAATCACCTAGTTAATGCATTTTGTAAAGCTGGATGCTTGGAGGAGGTTGATTGTCTTATCAAAGAGATGTTAGCTCAAGGTCCTTTGCCTAATTGCACGACTTTCAACACATTTATTAGGGGTCATTGTTTAAAGGGTGATATAGACAAAGCTTTGTCTGTATTTTCCTCAATGGCACAACATGGAATTAAGCCAAACAGGATTACTTGTAACATTCTTCTTCATGCTCTTTCTAAAGAAGGTTTGGTGGAAGGTGCTAGGAATCTACTCATGAGGATTTTAAGCGAGTGTGAGAAGAAACATATGGATTTAATTACATCAACAATATTAATGGATGGATATTTTAAGAATGGTGATGTTGTTGAAGCTCTTCATTGTTGGATAAAAATGTTGCATGAGGGTACACAATTGGATGTTACTGCATTCAATGTTCTTATTCATGGTTTTTGTTTAAATCAGGAAATAAAACTTGCATATATTTGGTTTGGAAAAATGATTAAGAGAGGATTTCTTCCTGACGTGTTCACTTGTAATTCATTTATAGGTTACTTATGTAAAATTGGAACATTTGATGAGGCATTGAAGATTCTTGGTATGATGCTGAAAATGGGAATAACCCCAAATTGTATTACTTATAAGATGCTTGTTCAAGGTCTCTGTTTACATAAAGAGGCTCATAAAGCCGCACAACTACTCTGCTATATGTTAGAAAATTACATTGTTCCTGAGCCTATCATTTGGAATGCCATCATCCACAGTTATGCGAAATGTGGAGCCACAAGAAGTGCATTTTCCATACAAGAACTAATGGTTGCTATTGGTGTTATTCCAAATACATATACCTATAATGCAATGATTTATGCCTTGCTGAAAGAAGAGAACATCAAACAAGCTTTATTTCTCAAAAGAGAGATGGATGATAGAAGTATTTCTCCTGATCTGGTGACTTACAATATGTTGGTGGGTGCCTCTTGTAATCTTGGGTTGATTGAGCTTGCACTTGAGTTACGCGATGAAATGATTAGGAGAGGGTGCTTCCCAGATGTTGTGACTTACACTGAACTAATTAAGGGTTATTGCTTCAAGGGTCAATTTAAGGAAGCAGAACAAATTTTTGTCAGATTATGGCGTTCTGGTCTCCAAGTTGACCATGTGCCATGCCAAATTTTGGTCAAAACTTACTGTAGATTCGGAGTGCTCAACCATTCAATTAGCCTCTTTGAAAATCTATTGAATGGATAA
- the LOC130820507 gene encoding pentatricopeptide repeat-containing protein At5g24830 isoform X2 produces the protein MFVKDIAMNVRDSYQQMVPSPESENNNFHEEASRAVFNVLDGILKDTLDRLKTIREAVSVPEFILAKVSATTDCRDLESLIRVFCVEGKLEAAHGLRRQLLAKCYVPDVITHNHLVNAFCKAGCLEEVDCLIKEMLAQGPLPNCTTFNTFIRGHCLKGDIDKALSVFSSMAQHGIKPNRITCNILLHALSKEGLVEGARNLLMRILSECEKKHMDLITSTILMDGYFKNGDVVEALHCWIKMLHEGTQLDVTAFNVLIHGFCLNQEIKLAYIWFGKMIKRGFLPDVFTCNSFIGYLCKIGTFDEALKILGMMLKMGITPNCITYKMLVQGLCLHKEAHKAAQLLCYMLENYIVPEPIIWNAIIHSYAKCGATRSAFSIQELMVAIGVIPNTYTYNAMIYALLKEENIKQALFLKREMDDRSISPDLVTYNMLVGASCNLGLIELALELRDEMIRRGCFPDVVTYTELIKGYCFKGQFKEAEQIFVRLWRSGLQVDHVPCQILVKTYCRFGVLNHSISLFENLLNG, from the exons TCACGAAGAAGCATCTCGTGCAGTTTTTAATGTGTTAGATGGCATTTTGAAAGACACCTTGGATCGCTTGAAGACTATAAG GGAAGCTGTTTCAGTTCCTGAATTTATATTGGCAAAGGTTTCTGCTACCACTGACTGTCGTGACCTCGAATCGCTTATTAGGGTTTTCTGTGTGGAAGGTAAATTAGAGGCTGCGCATGGGCTCCGCCGTCAACTATTGGCAAAGTGTTATGTTCCTGATGTGATCACACACAATCACCTAGTTAATGCATTTTGTAAAGCTGGATGCTTGGAGGAGGTTGATTGTCTTATCAAAGAGATGTTAGCTCAAGGTCCTTTGCCTAATTGCACGACTTTCAACACATTTATTAGGGGTCATTGTTTAAAGGGTGATATAGACAAAGCTTTGTCTGTATTTTCCTCAATGGCACAACATGGAATTAAGCCAAACAGGATTACTTGTAACATTCTTCTTCATGCTCTTTCTAAAGAAGGTTTGGTGGAAGGTGCTAGGAATCTACTCATGAGGATTTTAAGCGAGTGTGAGAAGAAACATATGGATTTAATTACATCAACAATATTAATGGATGGATATTTTAAGAATGGTGATGTTGTTGAAGCTCTTCATTGTTGGATAAAAATGTTGCATGAGGGTACACAATTGGATGTTACTGCATTCAATGTTCTTATTCATGGTTTTTGTTTAAATCAGGAAATAAAACTTGCATATATTTGGTTTGGAAAAATGATTAAGAGAGGATTTCTTCCTGACGTGTTCACTTGTAATTCATTTATAGGTTACTTATGTAAAATTGGAACATTTGATGAGGCATTGAAGATTCTTGGTATGATGCTGAAAATGGGAATAACCCCAAATTGTATTACTTATAAGATGCTTGTTCAAGGTCTCTGTTTACATAAAGAGGCTCATAAAGCCGCACAACTACTCTGCTATATGTTAGAAAATTACATTGTTCCTGAGCCTATCATTTGGAATGCCATCATCCACAGTTATGCGAAATGTGGAGCCACAAGAAGTGCATTTTCCATACAAGAACTAATGGTTGCTATTGGTGTTATTCCAAATACATATACCTATAATGCAATGATTTATGCCTTGCTGAAAGAAGAGAACATCAAACAAGCTTTATTTCTCAAAAGAGAGATGGATGATAGAAGTATTTCTCCTGATCTGGTGACTTACAATATGTTGGTGGGTGCCTCTTGTAATCTTGGGTTGATTGAGCTTGCACTTGAGTTACGCGATGAAATGATTAGGAGAGGGTGCTTCCCAGATGTTGTGACTTACACTGAACTAATTAAGGGTTATTGCTTCAAGGGTCAATTTAAGGAAGCAGAACAAATTTTTGTCAGATTATGGCGTTCTGGTCTCCAAGTTGACCATGTGCCATGCCAAATTTTGGTCAAAACTTACTGTAGATTCGGAGTGCTCAACCATTCAATTAGCCTCTTTGAAAATCTATTGAATGGATAA